The segment AATAGACACAGACAAACATGAAATTAAGATTTAAAAATTACAAACAAGCTAGCGTTTTTCTAGTTTAATTTGAGAGTCAGGTCGAAATTTGCTCCAAAATACGCCTAAAATAATAGCCACAGACACCCAAAATACACTAACTGCAATAACAGACATTGTTCTGAACTCATTTACCAATTCCATAGGCGCAGATATTTCATCAGGATTTGAAGGCATTACTACAAACACCATGCTGATAAAAATTGCATATCCAACAAAGGTAACAATCTTTTTTTGGGATTGTAGTTTTTTGTATAACTGATAAAATCCTACTACGCCAAAACCAGAGATTGTAATAAATGAAAGATATAGAATTGATCTCAGTATCACAGTTTCAGGGTCACCTACTGTTGGTGGATTTGCAGGATATTTCAAAAAGGGGATAAAGTAAATTGTAAACCACATTATTGCTGCAAGTGTAAATGTTTTTTTCAGATCAGTTCTTCCAGGTAATGAACTTCTAGAATATGCATAAACAATGCCAAACAATGCACCAATGGATGTTCCCAAAATTGCTCCAGCTAAAACCTGCCCACCTTTTTGCCAGTATCTATAAGAATCAAATTCTGCTCTAAATTCA is part of the Nitrosarchaeum sp. genome and harbors:
- a CDS encoding CbtA family protein, whose protein sequence is MKTALFLAIVLISGALAGTMHGVANLILVEPYLDTAIGIENQHLFASGEEKDTPEFRAEFDSYRYWQKGGQVLAGAILGTSIGALFGIVYAYSRSSLPGRTDLKKTFTLAAIMWFTIYFIPFLKYPANPPTVGDPETVILRSILYLSFITISGFGVVGFYQLYKKLQSQKKIVTFVGYAIFISMVFVVMPSNPDEISAPMELVNEFRTMSVIAVSVFWVSVAIILGVFWSKFRPDSQIKLEKR